A region of Theileria annulata chromosome 2, complete sequence, *** SEQUENCING IN PROGRESS *** DNA encodes the following proteins:
- a CDS encoding DNA helicase (SGS1 homologue), putative (chr2.C.cand.243 - helicase) produces MEFKLEPISLNTTVKNNYNEYFDTLSKNVDFGNSEEIDHSKCVNTYEAPYTILLSEFLEFTRKSANLPEPALVPFTRRKVVSVDYFRDYEHYEPKNRVERGYTNDKFGSSNHNNSSYSSNNYDNSQYNTQYNNHSNENNYSFFNLANQTTYNVSDLDLKDLVYTGTEWEEEFEWSSLVRQINEKIFMNKSFRQNQLPAINCILSNNDTFVIIPTGGGKSLCFQLPAVYDTLTGRGSTTIVVMPLLSLIGDQIKRLNKLNINCRAIFGDLKLSEKISIFNDLTKIGPHSCTDIDTYMSINHKNTDDISILFITPESLMGSKLLLENLLIMHSRNKISRFVIDEVHCVSQWGNDFRPHYGQLGMIRKNFPDVPILALTATATEYVTKDVITKLMLRDVVIFKSDFNRKNLEYVVVEKSKHFKVAINQLVKLIQQFEDSCGIVYCLSCGEAERVSAELSRVITCFHYHAQLSTIVRTNVYNDWINDRIKVIVATIAFGMGIDKKDVRFVVHFSVSKSIENYFQESGRAGRDQKKSTCILMYNYHDIQRHILLNSPLHVQPSKFTPTTTNEFDNKIDKILVMMDYCEEKFLCRRFMLLGYFGQKFTSKCLLPCDNCKALYYNNSDSPINPTSEDKGYTVKNCISHAEYICRNMTSMNHLTLITLHKLLMNNTKTETKSNFLLNGYLHKNGFDSHSSMILLKKMMIHKLLKERIVKLQGLTYPIFYIQPGPNYRDNLKFMSTIYIPTKKDTTNRKKRPSAPRPKKEPKDKAPKTLGPKVEKKRPKKESPKEGDDTPTKPRKSSGGTPRKPRKKSEDTPTKPKKSSGDTPRKPRKKSSDTPPKPRRKSNSSPRKPKLNSDDSPSEPKRKRLKLQKPSSPIL; encoded by the coding sequence atggaatttaaattagaaCCCATTTCCCTTAATACTACCGtaaaaaacaattataatgaatattttgATACCCTTTCTAAGAATGTAGATTTTGGAAATTCCGAGGAAATCGATCATTCGAAATGTGTCAACACATACGAAGCTCCGTATACAATTTTACTCAGCGAATTCTTGGAGTTTACTAGGAAATCAGCCAACCTTCCAGAGCCTGCCTTAGTCCCTTTTACGAGGAGAAAGGTAGTAAGTGTAGATTACTTTCGTGATTATGAACACTATGAACCGAAAAATAGAGTTGAAAGAGGTTACACAAATGATAAATTCGGGTCCTCAAACCATAACAACTCAAGTTATTCCAGTAATAACTATGATAATAGTCAATACAATACCCAGTACAATAACCACAGTAATGAAAACAATTACTCGTTCTTTAACTTAGCAAACCAAACCACATACAATGTGTCTGATTTGGACTTGAAAGATCTTGTATACACAGGAACTGAGTGGGAAGAAGAGTTCGAATGGTCTTCCCTAGTGAGGCAAATAAACGAAAAGATTTTTATGAATAAATCCTTTAGACAAAACCAACTCCCAGCAATAAACTGCATCTTGAGTAACAATGACacatttgttattattCCAACAGGAGGAGGTAAATCGCTATGTTTCCAGCTACCTGCAGTATACGACACACTAACAGGGAGAGGAAGTACCACTATAGTTGTAATGCCCTTGTTATCTTTGATTGGTGATCAAATTAAGAGACTTAACAAACTGAACATAAACTGTAGAGCTATATTCGGTGACTTGAAACTTTCTGAGAAAATCTCAATATTTAACGACTTGACTAAAATAGGACCTCATAGCTGCACCGATATTGACACCTATATGTCCATAAATCATAAAAATACAGATGACATAAGTATTCTTTTCATCACACCTGAGTCTTTGATGGGTTCTAAATTATTGCTGGAGAACTTATTGATAATGCATAGcagaaataaaatttccaGATTCGTAATCGACGAAGTACATTGCGTGTCCCAATGGGGAAATGATTTTCGCCCACATTATGGCCAACTTGGAATGATAAGGAAGAATTTTCCAGATGTTCCCATCTTGGCACTAACTGCAACTGCAACAGAATACGTGACGAAGGATGTGATAACTAAGCTGATGCTGAGGGATGTTGTGATTTTCAAGTCTGACTTTAATAGGAAGAACCTGGAGTATGTGGTAGTTGAAAAGTCTAAGCACTTCAAAGTTGCAATTAACCAGCTGGTTAAGTTAATCCAACAATTCGAAGACAGTTGCGGAATAGTGTACTGCCTCAGCTGCGGTGAGGCCGAGAGAGTAAGTGCTGAATTATCTAGAGTCATTACTTGCTTCCACTACCACGCACAACTCAGCACCATCGTTAGAACCAACGTGTACAATGACTGGATCAATGACAGGATAAAGGTTATTGTGGCCACCATTGCCTTTGGGATGGGAATTGACAAGAAAGACGTTCGTTTCGTGGTCCACTTTTCAGTTTCGAAGTCAATTGAGAATTATTTTCAGGAGTCTGGGAGGGCAGGGAGGGATCAGAAGAAAAGCACATGCATTCTCATGTATAATTATCATGATATTCAAAGACATATTTTACTCAATAGCCCATTGCACGTCCAGCCAAGCAAGTTTACCCCAACCACAACCAACGAATTTGacaataaaattgataagaTTCTCGTGATGATGGACTACTGCGAGGAAAAGTTTTTGTGTAGGCGATTTATGCTCTTGGGTTACTTTGGACAAAAATTCACCAGTAAATGCTTACTGCCCTGTGATAACTGCAAAGCTCTTTATTACAACAACTCTGATTCTCCTATAAACCCTACTTCTGAAGATAAAGGCTACACGGTTAAGAACTGCATCAGTCATGCTGAGTACATTTGTAGGAATATGACATCCATGAATCACCTTACTTTAATAACCTTACACAAACTTCTCATGAATAACACCAAAACTGAAACTAAGTCTAACTTTTTACTCAATGGTTACCTTCATAAGAATGGTTTTGACTCTCACTCTTCCATGATACTCTTGAAAAAGATGATGATCCACAAGTTACTAAAGGAGCGAATTGTTAAGCTTCAGGGTCTTACTTATCCCATATTCTACATTCAGCCTGGCCCAAACTACCGAGATAACTTGAAATTCATGTCTACTATTTACATTCCGACCAAGAAGGACACTACAAATAGGAAAAAGCGTCCTAGCGCTCCCAGGCCTAAGAAGGAGCCCAAGGATAAAGCTCCAAAAACACTTGGTCCTAAAGTTGAAAAGAAGAGACCCAAGAAGGAATCGCCAAAGGAGGGTGACGATACTCCTACCAAGCCTAGAAAAAGCAGTGGTGGCACTCCTAGAAAACCTCGAAAAAAGAGTGAAGATACTCCTACTAAGCCTAAAAAATCCAGTGGTGACACTCCTCGGAAACCTAGAAAAAAGAGCAGTGATACTCCTCCTAAACCCAGAAGAAAAAGCAATAGCAGTCCTCGCAAACCTAAACTAAACAGTGATGACTCTCCCAGTGAGCCTAAGAGAAAGAGACTAAAGTTACAAAAACCCAGTTCACCAAtcttgtaa
- a CDS encoding centromere/microtubule binding protein, putative (chr2.cand.281 - putative centromere/microtubule binding protein, belongs to the trub family of pseudouridine synthases, contains PF01509 TruB family pseudouridylate synthase (N terminal domain), PF01472 PUA domain), protein MNKNKVFLIKPEANSPPIDTSNWPLLLKNYDKLNVRTGHYTPMPHGSSPLCRDMKNYMKYGYINLDKPANPSSHEVVAWIKRILRCEKTGHSGTLDPKVTGVLLVCLNRATRLVKSQQSHGKEYVAVVKFHSSPESGAKIEKVLAELTGSLFQRPPLISAVKRQLRVRTIFASKLLDYNEQEDLALFWVKCEAGTYVRTLCIHMGLLLGTGAHMQELRRIKSGNISEYDNMVTMHDVLDAQYLYDTTADESYLRYVVSPLEQLLTGYKRVVVKDSCVNAICYGAKLMIPGVLRFETNIELHDEIVMITTKGEAIALGIAQMTSAVIATVDHGIVAVIKRVIMDRDTYPLRWGYGNRSTEKKRLISLGLLDKDGKVNENTPQSWKNNEGYLPKLTGTPTNHENGTEISDVEMEPNVKRVKV, encoded by the exons atGAACAAGAATAaagtttttttaattaaaccAGAGGCCAATTCTCCTCCAATTGATACCTCCAATTGGCCACTTTTATTAAAG AACTATGATAAGCTGAACGTAAGAACAGGACATTATACTCCAATGCCGCATGGCTCCTCTCCACTCTGCAGAgatatgaaaaattatatgaaataCGGTTATATAAACCTCGATAAGCCAGCAAACCCATCATCGCACGAAGTCGTGGCCTGGATCAAGAGAATACTTAGATGCGAAAAGACAGGACATAGCGGAACTCTAGACCCAAAAGTCACTGGAGTTCTGCTCGTGTGCCTTAATAGAGCTACGAGGCTGGTCAAATCCCAACAATCACATG GAAAGGAATACGTTGCAGTTGTAAAGTTCCATTCCTCGCCAGAATCTGGAGCAAAGATTGaaaag GTATTGGCTGAGTTAACTGGTTCGCTGTTTCAACGCCCTCCCCTGATTTCAGCTGTTAAAAGGCAACTTAGAGTGAGAACAATATTCGCCTCAAAACTTTTGGACTATAACGAGCAGGAAGATTTGGCGCTGTTTTGGGTTAAATGTGAAGCAGGAACGTACGTCAGGACTCTGTGCATCCATATGGGCCTTTTGCTAGGAACAGGAGCACATATGCAGGAACTCAGGAGAATTAAGTCGGGAAATATTTCAGAGTACGATAACATGGTCACAATGCACGACGTGCTTGATGCACAGTACCTTTACGATACGACGGCAGACGAGTCTTACCTGCGCTACGTTGTGAGTCCACTAGAACAGCTTCTGACTGGATATAAGCGAGTTGTGGTGAAGGACTCGTGCGTAAACGCTATTTGTTACGGGGCAAAACTGATGATTCCGGGAGTTTTGAGGTTTGAAACTAACATCGAGCTCCACGACGAAATAGTCATGATCACGACGAAGGGTGAGGCTATAGCGCTGGGAATAGCCCAAATGACCAGCGCCGTGATCGCCACAGTGGACCACGGGATAGTCGCAGTTATTAAAAGGGTTATCATGGATAGAGATACCTACCCGCTTCGTTGGGGTTATGGGAATAGAAGCACAGAGAAGAAGAGACTCATAAGCCTGGGACTGCTAGATAAGGATGGCAAGGTAAATGAAAACACTCCACAAAGCTGGAAAAACAACGAAGGATACCTCCCCAAGTTGACGGGAACCCCAACAAACCATGAAAACGGTACTGAAATTAGCGACGTGGAGATGGAGCCAAACGTTAAAAGGGTTAAAGTCTAA